One Actinospica robiniae DSM 44927 genomic region harbors:
- a CDS encoding DUF4190 domain-containing protein yields the protein MSDQWGNAPQEPQPTGSLPQYSGGYAYPGDGGLGGYPEISGPPRTSKLAISSLVLGIVSLPAIAIGIGPLLALVGLILGIIGIVGARRKNLKRGIGIAGIILSAVGLIAGTLLLVAAANAANSCKSVDRNDNAAYTQCVKDHLKL from the coding sequence ATGTCCGACCAGTGGGGGAACGCGCCCCAGGAACCGCAGCCGACCGGTTCGCTGCCGCAGTACTCGGGCGGCTACGCGTACCCGGGCGACGGCGGCCTCGGTGGCTACCCCGAGATCTCCGGGCCGCCGCGCACCAGCAAACTGGCCATCAGCTCGCTCGTCCTCGGCATCGTCTCGCTGCCCGCCATCGCCATCGGCATCGGCCCGCTCCTGGCCCTGGTCGGCCTGATCCTGGGCATCATCGGGATCGTCGGCGCCCGCCGGAAGAACCTCAAGCGCGGCATCGGCATCGCCGGCATCATCCTCAGCGCCGTCGGCCTCATCGCCGGAACGCTGCTGCTCGTCGCGGCCGCCAACGCGGCCAACTCGTGCAAGTCCGTGGACAGGAACGACAACGCCGCCTACACGCAGTGCGTCAAGGACCACCTGAAGCTCTGA
- a CDS encoding DUF6350 family protein, whose amino-acid sequence MADTDQAPAGAEAAEPVGLGLRRAVLPPLPDALRELPRRVGADLSGHAADYLTGVRSGLIVAACGWLLAAALTLTLWATAAPDGADPWVPVRISGQLWLAAHHVLMHAVDGPFGLSPLGFTLMPLLGLFAAGRRTARRKPEFVPRATLGAAVGYATAAFVVATCSADAGLHPQYAQVFFYPAVLALAGHGAGAVDAIRELIPGPTVRRLPPRAARGAAVALSVWLGAAAFASAAAVVVHADALAEVRRATGGGMAGESGLFLIDLALVPNAVLWAGALLLGPGFALGTGTSVTMFDVVRGPLPGLPLLAAAPASQHPNAWWLSLLLVPLLAGAAGTWVIARSVREWSDRVAAAAVMAALCGLVAGVLEMYAGGPVAFGPMSLVGSTAWLVGVLTTLEFGLAASMVLGLRYLLPRLALPSLPTLPSMPSMPSRPSMPAMPSLSWPWRRERGPELMYGCEVVSVGDDEDVPVYVVAQRQEAPAVVTPVPVPEPVPEPAAVAEEPAAEAPVAEPEPAEPAEPEAAPEEP is encoded by the coding sequence GTGGCCGACACCGATCAGGCGCCCGCCGGGGCTGAGGCGGCCGAGCCGGTCGGGCTCGGTCTGCGCCGCGCCGTCCTCCCGCCGCTGCCCGACGCGCTGCGCGAGCTGCCCCGCCGCGTCGGCGCCGACCTGTCCGGACATGCCGCCGACTATCTGACCGGAGTGCGCTCGGGGCTGATCGTCGCGGCCTGCGGCTGGCTGCTGGCGGCGGCTCTCACGCTCACGCTGTGGGCCACCGCGGCCCCGGACGGAGCCGATCCGTGGGTCCCGGTCCGGATCAGCGGCCAGCTCTGGCTCGCCGCGCACCACGTGCTGATGCACGCCGTCGACGGCCCGTTCGGTCTCAGCCCCCTGGGATTCACGCTGATGCCGCTGCTCGGGCTGTTCGCGGCCGGGCGCCGGACCGCCCGCCGCAAGCCCGAGTTCGTGCCGCGGGCGACGCTCGGCGCCGCGGTCGGCTACGCGACCGCGGCCTTCGTCGTCGCGACCTGCAGCGCGGACGCGGGCCTGCACCCGCAGTACGCGCAGGTGTTCTTCTACCCGGCCGTGCTGGCGTTGGCAGGCCACGGGGCCGGGGCCGTCGACGCGATCAGGGAGCTGATCCCGGGGCCCACGGTGCGGCGGTTGCCCCCGCGCGCGGCCCGCGGCGCGGCGGTCGCGTTGTCCGTATGGCTCGGCGCCGCCGCGTTCGCGTCCGCGGCGGCCGTCGTCGTCCACGCCGACGCCCTCGCCGAGGTGCGCCGGGCGACCGGCGGCGGGATGGCCGGCGAGAGCGGGTTGTTCCTGATCGACCTGGCGTTGGTGCCGAACGCGGTGCTGTGGGCGGGGGCGCTGCTGCTCGGCCCGGGGTTCGCGCTCGGCACCGGCACCAGCGTGACGATGTTCGACGTCGTGCGCGGTCCGCTGCCCGGATTGCCGCTGCTGGCCGCCGCTCCGGCCTCGCAGCACCCGAACGCGTGGTGGCTCTCGCTGCTCCTCGTGCCGCTGCTGGCCGGCGCCGCCGGCACGTGGGTGATCGCCCGGTCGGTGCGGGAGTGGTCGGACCGGGTCGCCGCGGCCGCGGTGATGGCGGCGCTGTGCGGACTGGTCGCGGGCGTGCTGGAGATGTACGCGGGCGGGCCGGTCGCGTTCGGCCCGATGTCGCTGGTCGGATCCACCGCGTGGCTGGTGGGCGTGCTGACGACGCTCGAGTTCGGGCTGGCCGCGAGCATGGTGCTGGGGCTGCGCTACCTCCTGCCGAGGCTCGCGCTGCCTTCGCTGCCCACGTTGCCGTCCATGCCGTCCATGCCCTCACGGCCCTCGATGCCGGCCATGCCCTCGCTGTCCTGGCCCTGGCGGCGCGAACGCGGGCCGGAGCTGATGTACGGATGCGAGGTCGTCTCCGTCGGCGATGACGAGGATGTCCCGGTGTACGTCGTCGCGCAGCGGCAGGAAGCGCCCGCGGTCGTCACACCCGTGCCCGTGCCGGAGCCCGTGCCCGAGCCTGCGGCCGTCGCCGAAGAACCGGCCGCCGAGGCACCCGTGGCCGAGCCCGAGCCCGCCGAGCCCGCCGAGCCCGAGGCCGCTCCCGAAGAGCCCTGA
- a CDS encoding DUF2752 domain-containing protein, with protein MAAGGPGPVPAARWIRLPARRPAVRLGVSAERLALVAVASLGAAWVHEHHDPGALCPLRRLTGVPCPLCGSTTVFMEAGAGHWYAALTANPFTVLAALLFLAAPILSVDPVRSWAGLPRAWRLWPLIAVAAVSWLWQLHRFGFL; from the coding sequence ATGGCCGCCGGCGGCCCGGGTCCGGTGCCGGCCGCGCGGTGGATCCGTCTGCCGGCGAGGCGCCCGGCCGTCCGCCTCGGCGTCTCGGCCGAGCGGCTGGCCCTCGTCGCGGTCGCCTCGCTCGGCGCGGCCTGGGTGCACGAGCACCACGATCCGGGTGCGCTGTGCCCACTGCGCCGGCTGACCGGCGTGCCGTGCCCGCTGTGCGGCTCGACGACGGTGTTCATGGAGGCGGGCGCGGGCCACTGGTACGCCGCTCTGACCGCCAATCCGTTCACGGTCCTCGCCGCGCTGCTTTTCCTGGCTGCGCCGATCCTCTCGGTCGACCCGGTCCGGTCCTGGGCCGGGCTGCCGCGCGCCTGGCGGCTGTGGCCGCTGATCGCGGTGGCCGCGGTGAGCTGGCTCTGGCAGCTGCACCGCTTCGGGTTCCTCTGA
- the purH gene encoding bifunctional phosphoribosylaminoimidazolecarboxamide formyltransferase/IMP cyclohydrolase, producing MSGDTRSAGTSANTRNTLSGADTVKIKRALVSVYDKAGLEDLVRGLHEAGVAMVSTGKSAALIRGLGLPVTEVAELTGFPECLDGRVKTLHPKVHAGILADRRLPDHVAQLEQLGIEPFDLVVSNLYPFQQTVASGATQDECVEQIDIGGPSMVRAAAKNHPTVAIVVNPARYGDVLAALASPEGGFSLEQRKRLAAEAFAHTAAYDAAVASWFARDYAPADDSPFPEFLAMPYQRSSVLRYGENPHQGAALYLAQESGDTLAEAEQLHGKEMSFNNYVDADAALRAAYDFADPCVAVMKHANPCGIAISAEGVADAHRKAHACDPVSAFGGVIAVNRPVTVEMARQVADIFTEVLIAPEYEDGAVEILAARKNIRLLRTPAKARRVREFRQICGGLLVQEGDLYQAPGDDPAAWQLAAGPAASDEVLADLAFAWRAVRAVKSNAILLAHGQASVGVGMGQVNRVDSARLAVARAGERAAGSVVASDAYFPFADGLQVLIDAGVRAVVQPGGSVRDADSIAAAEAAGVSMYLTGTRHFAH from the coding sequence ATGAGCGGAGACACGCGATCTGCCGGAACCAGCGCGAACACCCGGAACACACTGAGCGGAGCGGACACGGTGAAGATCAAGCGGGCGCTGGTCAGCGTCTACGACAAGGCCGGACTCGAAGACCTCGTGCGCGGCCTGCACGAGGCCGGCGTGGCGATGGTGTCCACCGGCAAGAGCGCCGCCCTGATCCGCGGCCTGGGGCTGCCGGTGACCGAGGTGGCCGAGTTGACCGGCTTCCCCGAGTGCCTGGACGGCCGGGTCAAGACCCTGCACCCGAAGGTGCACGCGGGCATCCTGGCCGACCGCCGGCTGCCGGACCACGTCGCGCAGCTCGAGCAGCTCGGCATCGAGCCGTTCGACCTGGTGGTGAGCAACCTCTACCCGTTCCAGCAGACCGTCGCCTCCGGCGCCACGCAGGACGAGTGCGTGGAGCAGATCGACATCGGCGGCCCCTCGATGGTGCGCGCCGCGGCGAAGAACCACCCCACCGTGGCCATCGTGGTCAACCCGGCCCGCTACGGCGACGTGCTCGCCGCGCTGGCCTCGCCCGAGGGCGGGTTCAGCCTGGAGCAGCGCAAGCGGCTGGCCGCCGAGGCCTTCGCGCACACCGCGGCCTACGACGCGGCCGTGGCCTCCTGGTTCGCCCGGGACTACGCCCCGGCCGACGACTCGCCCTTCCCCGAGTTCCTGGCCATGCCCTACCAGCGCTCCTCGGTGCTGCGCTACGGCGAGAACCCGCACCAGGGCGCGGCGCTGTACCTGGCCCAGGAGAGCGGGGACACGCTGGCCGAGGCGGAGCAGCTGCACGGCAAGGAGATGTCCTTCAACAACTACGTGGACGCCGACGCCGCGCTGCGCGCCGCCTACGACTTCGCCGACCCGTGCGTGGCGGTCATGAAGCACGCCAACCCGTGCGGGATCGCGATCTCGGCCGAGGGCGTGGCCGACGCGCACCGCAAGGCGCACGCCTGCGACCCGGTCTCCGCGTTCGGCGGGGTCATCGCGGTCAACCGGCCGGTGACCGTGGAGATGGCCCGCCAGGTCGCCGACATCTTCACCGAGGTGCTCATCGCCCCGGAGTACGAGGACGGCGCGGTGGAGATCCTGGCCGCCCGCAAGAACATCAGGCTGCTGCGCACCCCGGCCAAGGCCCGGCGGGTGCGTGAGTTCCGCCAGATCTGCGGCGGCCTGCTGGTGCAGGAGGGCGACCTCTACCAGGCTCCGGGCGACGACCCCGCCGCCTGGCAGCTGGCGGCCGGCCCGGCCGCGTCCGACGAGGTGCTGGCCGATCTGGCCTTCGCCTGGCGGGCGGTGCGCGCGGTCAAGTCCAACGCGATCCTGCTCGCGCACGGCCAGGCCTCGGTCGGCGTGGGCATGGGCCAGGTCAACCGGGTCGACTCGGCCCGCCTGGCGGTGGCCCGGGCCGGCGAGCGGGCCGCGGGCTCGGTCGTCGCCTCGGACGCGTACTTCCCGTTCGCCGACGGCCTGCAGGTGCTGATCGACGCCGGGGTGCGCGCGGTGGTGCAGCCGGGCGGCTCGGTCCGGGACGCCGACTCCATCGCGGCCGCCGAGGCCGCCGGGGTCTCGATGTACCTGACCGGCACCCGGCACTTCGCGCACTGA
- the purN gene encoding phosphoribosylglycinamide formyltransferase gives MASTLTVLPSHTPARLVVFVSGSGTNLQALLDACRDPAYGAEVVAVGADRDGIAALDRAAAAGVPTFVHRVKDYPHRADWDRAVRDAAVAYEPDLLISAGFMKLFGAEFLAAFPQRVVNTHPALSPAFPGMLAPRDALEYGVKITGATLFMVSDGIDDGPVIAQRAVPVEDGDDEAGLHERIKIAERAMLVESVGRMARGGWSITDRKVTVP, from the coding sequence GTGGCCTCCACTCTGACTGTCTTACCGAGCCATACCCCCGCACGCCTCGTCGTGTTCGTCTCGGGGTCCGGCACCAACCTCCAAGCCCTGCTCGACGCCTGCCGGGACCCCGCTTACGGGGCCGAGGTGGTCGCCGTCGGCGCCGACCGGGACGGGATCGCCGCCCTCGATCGCGCCGCCGCGGCGGGCGTGCCCACCTTCGTCCACCGGGTCAAGGACTACCCGCACCGCGCCGACTGGGATCGCGCGGTGCGCGACGCGGCCGTCGCTTACGAGCCCGACCTGCTGATCAGCGCCGGATTCATGAAGCTGTTCGGCGCCGAGTTCCTGGCCGCCTTCCCGCAGCGCGTCGTCAACACCCATCCCGCCCTCTCGCCCGCCTTCCCGGGCATGCTGGCGCCCCGCGACGCGCTCGAGTACGGCGTCAAGATCACCGGCGCCACCTTGTTCATGGTCTCCGACGGCATCGACGACGGCCCGGTGATCGCCCAGCGGGCCGTGCCGGTCGAGGACGGGGACGACGAGGCCGGCCTGCACGAACGGATCAAGATCGCCGAGCGCGCCATGCTCGTCGAGAGCGTGGGCCGGATGGCCCGCGGCGGCTGGAGCATCACGGATCGGAAGGTGACGGTGCCGTGA
- a CDS encoding RDD family protein has protein sequence MTTPENPTPEQPEDQDASSAEAPDDAQPSPPQPEPQQPSPVWNPAADQDEAPHDHQQQPRFDEAGNPTAHDAVPPPLSGYGQQPTQGQGQTQPQGQWQGQPQWQGQQQQGQPTYANNNSHQPGYGQQPPGYGRQPPPGYDQQPGYSYPPPPPEYGGQYGFPSDRPAGMPPYAGWGQRVVAWLIDNLVAAVGIDLLEASYSDWNTSGRAVSWVITVIGGIWALYNAYQAGQTGQSTGKRMMHIRLARYVDGQVVGGGYGLLRLFMNVVFWVICVIPGLLNYLWPLWDKKSQTWSDKVASSVVVKAQ, from the coding sequence GTGACGACGCCCGAGAATCCGACGCCGGAGCAGCCCGAAGATCAGGACGCGTCATCCGCCGAGGCGCCGGACGACGCGCAGCCCTCGCCGCCACAGCCAGAGCCGCAGCAGCCTTCGCCGGTGTGGAACCCCGCCGCAGACCAGGACGAGGCGCCGCACGACCACCAGCAGCAGCCGCGCTTCGACGAGGCGGGCAACCCGACGGCGCACGACGCGGTGCCGCCCCCGCTCTCCGGCTACGGACAGCAGCCGACCCAGGGGCAGGGGCAGACACAGCCGCAGGGACAGTGGCAGGGCCAGCCGCAGTGGCAAGGGCAGCAGCAGCAGGGCCAGCCGACGTACGCCAACAACAACTCCCACCAGCCGGGCTACGGTCAACAGCCGCCCGGATACGGCCGGCAGCCGCCGCCCGGGTACGACCAGCAGCCCGGATACAGCTACCCTCCCCCGCCGCCGGAATACGGCGGCCAGTACGGCTTCCCCTCGGACCGTCCCGCCGGCATGCCGCCGTACGCCGGGTGGGGTCAGCGCGTCGTCGCGTGGCTGATCGACAACCTGGTCGCCGCGGTCGGCATCGACCTGTTGGAGGCCTCGTACTCCGACTGGAACACCAGCGGCCGCGCGGTGAGCTGGGTGATCACCGTCATCGGCGGCATCTGGGCGCTCTACAACGCCTACCAGGCCGGGCAGACCGGCCAGTCCACCGGCAAGCGGATGATGCACATCCGGCTCGCCCGCTACGTCGACGGGCAGGTCGTCGGCGGCGGCTACGGCCTGCTGCGCCTGTTCATGAACGTCGTGTTCTGGGTGATCTGCGTCATTCCGGGGCTGCTGAACTACCTCTGGCCGCTGTGGGACAAGAAGTCGCAGACCTGGAGCGACAAGGTCGCCTCGTCCGTCGTGGTCAAGGCGCAGTAG